A region of Polyangiaceae bacterium DNA encodes the following proteins:
- a CDS encoding FAD-dependent oxidoreductase → MKVLVIGAGVAGTAAAWAAARASAEVVVVHDRAGASALGSGAADFDPWERARAPHELGAEEAEHLRALGYVAGSEPCLLATSAGLLRPARARDGALLDLAELGGRRIAVAELVRDDWDAPLLAHALSETAWAKRTGTRFEPRALELDAERALPAYDFAARFEDEAELEKLGAELAKAGGGADAWLLGPWLGTKPGVAEALRKRVELPLGEALSLPGGAAGARFEAARDALLSERSIQVRRARVERVSASTAVLEGGEELAVDRVVLALGGVLAGGIVLDPARPDHPGGAGLRPSLDAPVVLELDGLPVDAVSTLHGVDLASHGVELLERVGIAVSGAAARGAPGIFVAGDAVADRPRTWLRALASGLAAGRAAAT, encoded by the coding sequence ATGAAGGTGCTGGTGATCGGCGCCGGTGTGGCGGGGACCGCCGCCGCGTGGGCCGCGGCGCGCGCGAGCGCGGAGGTGGTCGTCGTCCACGATCGCGCTGGGGCCTCGGCGCTCGGCAGCGGCGCGGCCGACTTCGATCCCTGGGAGCGAGCGAGGGCGCCCCACGAGCTCGGCGCCGAAGAGGCCGAGCACCTCCGGGCCCTGGGCTACGTCGCTGGATCGGAGCCGTGCCTGCTCGCGACCTCGGCGGGACTGCTGCGCCCCGCGCGCGCGCGGGACGGCGCCCTCTTGGATCTGGCGGAGCTCGGCGGGCGGCGGATTGCCGTCGCCGAGCTGGTTCGCGACGACTGGGACGCGCCGCTCTTGGCGCACGCGCTCAGCGAGACGGCCTGGGCGAAGCGGACGGGCACGCGCTTCGAACCTCGCGCGCTCGAGCTCGACGCGGAGCGCGCTCTGCCGGCGTACGACTTCGCCGCGCGCTTCGAGGACGAGGCCGAGCTCGAGAAGCTCGGTGCAGAGCTCGCGAAGGCGGGCGGCGGGGCGGACGCCTGGCTGCTCGGACCGTGGCTCGGCACGAAGCCCGGCGTGGCGGAGGCGCTGCGCAAGCGCGTCGAGCTGCCGCTCGGCGAGGCGCTCTCGCTCCCCGGCGGCGCGGCGGGGGCGCGCTTCGAGGCGGCGCGCGACGCGCTTTTGTCCGAGCGCTCGATTCAGGTTCGCCGCGCACGCGTCGAGCGCGTCTCGGCTTCGACGGCGGTGTTGGAGGGGGGCGAGGAGCTCGCCGTGGACCGAGTCGTGCTCGCCCTCGGCGGCGTGCTCGCCGGGGGCATCGTGCTCGACCCCGCGCGTCCCGATCACCCGGGAGGCGCGGGGCTTCGGCCTTCGCTGGACGCTCCCGTGGTCTTGGAGCTGGACGGCTTGCCCGTGGATGCCGTCTCCACGCTCCACGGCGTGGATCTCGCGAGCCACGGCGTCGAGCTGCTCGAGCGCGTTGGCATCGCGGTGAGCGGCGCAGCGGCCCGGGGAGCGCCGGGGATCTTCGTGGCGGGCGACGCCGTCGCCGATCGGCCGCGCACCTGGCTTCGCGCCTTGGCGTCGGGGCTCGCGGCGGGTCGGGCGGCGGCGACCTGA
- a CDS encoding glycerol-3-phosphate dehydrogenase/oxidase, producing MPVQAASDRPDVDVVVIGGGVNGSGVARDAALRGLSVALFERNDIAFGASGNSSGMIHGGPRYLTYDPDVTYTSCLDSGHIQRIAPHLLFRIPFLVPIQAGRYPASVALTGYDAFFDLYDKYQELKSGKPHVRLSVDEMRQLEPGLKGDAVGGVTFDEWGIDGARLCIGNVVDAIEHGAEVYVHTTVTEVTRREDGSVSGVRYRNRVTGESGARTARVVVNATGAWAPLTGTLAGLEPKAARIRPGKGIHVFLDRRLTNYAVVATAIDGRQVFLLPWQNMSVLGTTDDDYYGDLDEVVANGDEVRYLTQAVERVFPAVKSARAIGTWGGVRPTLYAWGPNEDKLSREHEIVDHAAHGADGLYSMIGGKLASYRIFAEEMTDVVAKRLGNETPVKTHVSPLPGGDEVIDPFVLSDDGLMDPVAALRLEYRHGSRALRVMERIAREPREARVTCECEPVLEAEVRYVVEHELATSVEDVSRRTRLGLGSCGGMRCAARCGAIVAQMKERSPESGRRDALRFLERARRRRLAAVGPAQAQQEALALAHLRAQVGREPGEDEA from the coding sequence ATGCCCGTTCAGGCTGCCTCCGACCGACCCGACGTGGACGTCGTCGTCATCGGCGGTGGAGTCAATGGTAGCGGCGTGGCGCGCGACGCCGCGCTCAGGGGGCTCTCGGTCGCGCTGTTCGAGCGCAACGACATCGCCTTCGGCGCCAGCGGCAACTCCAGCGGCATGATCCACGGCGGGCCGCGCTACCTCACCTACGACCCCGACGTGACGTACACGTCGTGCCTGGACTCGGGGCACATCCAGCGCATCGCGCCGCACCTGCTGTTCCGCATCCCGTTCCTGGTTCCCATCCAGGCCGGCCGCTACCCGGCCAGCGTCGCGCTCACGGGCTACGACGCGTTCTTCGACCTCTACGACAAGTACCAGGAGCTGAAGAGCGGCAAACCCCACGTCCGGCTGAGCGTGGACGAGATGCGCCAGCTGGAGCCGGGCCTGAAGGGCGATGCCGTCGGCGGCGTGACGTTCGACGAATGGGGCATCGACGGCGCGAGGCTCTGCATCGGCAACGTGGTGGACGCCATCGAGCACGGCGCGGAGGTGTACGTCCACACCACCGTCACCGAGGTGACCCGCCGCGAGGACGGCAGCGTGAGCGGCGTGCGTTATCGCAACCGAGTGACCGGAGAGAGCGGCGCGCGCACGGCGCGCGTGGTGGTCAACGCGACCGGAGCTTGGGCGCCGCTCACCGGCACCTTGGCCGGCCTCGAGCCCAAGGCCGCGCGCATCCGTCCTGGCAAGGGCATCCACGTCTTCCTGGATCGCCGGCTCACGAACTACGCGGTCGTCGCCACGGCCATCGACGGCCGGCAGGTGTTCCTCTTGCCCTGGCAGAACATGTCGGTGCTGGGCACGACCGACGACGACTACTACGGCGATCTGGACGAGGTCGTCGCCAACGGAGACGAGGTCCGCTACCTGACGCAGGCGGTGGAGCGGGTGTTCCCCGCCGTGAAGAGCGCCCGCGCCATCGGCACCTGGGGCGGTGTGCGCCCCACGCTCTACGCTTGGGGCCCGAACGAAGACAAGCTGAGCCGCGAGCACGAGATCGTCGATCACGCCGCGCACGGCGCCGACGGCTTGTATTCGATGATCGGCGGCAAGCTGGCCAGCTACCGGATCTTCGCCGAGGAGATGACGGACGTCGTCGCCAAGCGTCTCGGCAATGAGACGCCGGTCAAGACCCACGTCTCGCCGCTGCCGGGCGGGGACGAGGTCATCGATCCCTTCGTGCTCAGCGACGACGGCCTGATGGACCCGGTGGCCGCGCTCCGGTTGGAGTACCGCCACGGCAGCCGCGCGCTCAGGGTGATGGAGCGTATCGCCAGAGAGCCACGCGAGGCGCGCGTGACCTGCGAGTGCGAGCCCGTGCTCGAGGCCGAGGTGCGCTACGTCGTCGAGCACGAGCTGGCGACCAGCGTGGAGGACGTGTCGCGCCGGACCCGGCTCGGGCTCGGCTCCTGCGGGGGCATGCGCTGCGCCGCGCGCTGCGGCGCCATCGTCGCACAGATGAAGGAGCGCTCGCCGGAGTCGGGGCGCCGGGACGCGCTGCGCTTCCTCGAGCGGGCGCGGCGGCGCAGGCTCGCGGCGGTGGGGCCCGCGCAGGCGCAGCAGGAGGCGCTGGCGCTGGCCCACCTGCGCGCTCAAGTCGGCCGGGAGCCGGGCGAGGACGAGGCATGA